In Williamsia sp. DF01-3, the genomic window GGCCTTTGCGGGACTGTTCGGCCTCGACGATCCGCACAATCTTGGCCAGAGAATTGTCGCGTGCAGCAGCAGTGACCGTCACTTCCAGGACGCCGGTGCCATTGATGAAACCGGCGTAGACCTCGCTACCGGGTCCCGCTTCGGTTGGAACCGACTCACCGGTGATCGCCGAGGTGTCGAGCGCAGTGTGCCCGGAACTGATCGTGCCGTCCGTGGCAAGGCGTTCACCGGGTTTGACGATCATGGTGTCGCCGACCACGAGGTCGGTGGGGGACACGACAAGTTCACGGCCACCGCGTCGCACGGTGGCGGTGTCAGGCACCAGCGAGAGCAGTGCCCGCAAGCCGCGGCGGGTCCTGGTAACGGCGTATTCCTCGAGTCCTTCGCTGATCGCGAACAGAAAAGCGAGCATGGCCGCCTCGCCGACTTCCCCGAGCACGACCGCCCCGACCGCGGCGATGGTCATCAAGGTGCCGACCCCGATCTTGCCTCGGGCTAGTCGGCGCAGTGTTGAAGGCACAAAGGTATAGCCGGCGATGACCAGCGCACCTACTTGCAGTCCCAGCTCCACATACTGCGGTCCCTCGGCCACGCTGCTGATCAAAGCTGCCACGAGCAGTGCCCCGGCAACGATCGCAGCTCTGATCTCTACGACCTGCCACCACCGCGCGAGGTCGGCTTCTGCTCCATCGTCATCGGGGGCTTCGTCATGGCCGCAGCCGCACGCATCACTCATCGCCGACCACCCCAGATGCAATACCGTAATTCGGGCACAACGTGACCGCATTACCCGTTGCTGCCAGCAAGGTTTCCGCTGACGCCAGCAGATCCATCAGTTCAGGGCGCGAGAGTGAATAGAACACCTGACGGCCCTGCGGCCGGCCCTGTACGAGGCCGCAATCACGTAAACACCCCACGTGCGCTGACACCGTCGACTGCGCCAAACCGAGCTCGGCCACCAAGTCAGCCACCCGGGCCTCCCCGCCGGCCAGTTGCCGCACGATAGCCAAACGTGTTGCGTCCGAGAGACTATGGAACAGCGCAACTGCTGCATCGACACTTGAGTCCGCGCCTCCTGTAGCCGGCACACACCCCTCACTTTTAATCGCCATGCGACGATGATAGCCGTTGTCACCGATCTTCAAAAGGTCTATTCATCGTTGATATTCGATGTTATCGTCCGAATATGGTGAAAGTCACAGTGGCGACGCGGCCACGCATCGGTCTAGCCCCTGGCTCGGTGTTGTCTCGGTGGGGCAGATGGGTGAGCCGGCGGCGGTGGCCGGTCCTGGTGAGCTGGGCGTTGATCATCGTGGTCTGCGCCATGGCGTTTGCGCCATTGGAGCGGCGCTTGACGGCAATGGATTTCGGGATTGCCGGGTCTGAGTCCGAACACGTCGACGCGGTCTTGGCGCAGCATTTTCCTCAGTTGGGAGCCGAGCAGGATGTCATCGTCTACGACGGTGCCGGCGTGTCTGTGGATAGCCCTGAGTTCCGTCAGGTTGTCGACCAGGCGGTCGCGGCAGCTCGCTCGGTGGAGGGTGCGCGCGAGGTGACTAGTCCCTACGACGTCGGTGGGGAACAGATGGTGTCGCCGAATGACCGTGGTGTAGCTGTCGGGCTGGTCGGTATCGACGGTGACATGGCCGACCGGGCCATGGTGGCACGCACCCTCCAA contains:
- a CDS encoding helix-turn-helix transcriptional regulator, which encodes MAIKSEGCVPATGGADSSVDAAVALFHSLSDATRLAIVRQLAGGEARVADLVAELGLAQSTVSAHVGCLRDCGLVQGRPQGRQVFYSLSRPELMDLLASAETLLAATGNAVTLCPNYGIASGVVGDE